Within Bacillota bacterium, the genomic segment TCCTTATATGAAGGTTTTCAAGGGAATCTTAGACTATTTTTTGTCCCATTTCAAAGGTAACTCCTACACTCCCAGGAAGACCATGCCTCTCATGCCTTGTCCTTCTTCACTTAAACTTTATGCGCCCGCAGGCCTTGGCCGAGAATTTCCAGGTCAAGCGTCCCAGCTCAGTAACAGGGTTCCTCAATTCCACGGGAATTTCACACCCGGGCTTGACAAGCGAATCGTGAGAGCACTACACTAAAGGTGCACCAGAGATACCCCAGGGAGTAACTTGGTGGAATCAGGTCAACCGATCAAACAACCGATCAAGCAATCGGTCAGTCAAAGGGTTAAATCGGGGTTTTGTTGAAAATAGTTCTCATTATAGATAGTCGTTACAGATAGTTATTATAGAACGTAGGTCGGAGGTTTATAGAAAATCATGATGACCATAGGTGACGCGGACAGGGCACCGGGCACGGTCCCTGAAAACGAGAACGAGCGGAAAATGGACGAACTCCGGGAAAGCCTGATCGCACGTTTGAAGCGGATCGAGGGCCAGGCCAGGGGCATACAGCGAATGATCGAAGAAAAAAGGAGCTGCGACGAGATCATCGTGCAGCTCGCGGCGATAAAGGCGGCCATTGACCAGGTGGCCGTCAATATTCTTGGCCACCATATGGCCGAGTGCATTGAGAAGAACCTCGCCCAGGGCCGGGATGTGCAGGATGCCATCGCGGAGTTTATGCCGATATTCCGCAAGCTCTCGTAGCCCGAGATCCCGTGAGCTCTCGCAGCCTGGGATTCCGCAGGCTCTCACAGCCTGGACCGGCACCGGCCGGAATCTACGTGACGCCACGCCGCGACTAAAGCCCGGTGGCTTGCGGCGGCTGAATTCGGTCAATCCCGCAGCACCATCGATCCCGCATCACCCGAGCGAGCAGGCTACTTACTTGCCACATGGTGCATATATGTATATGCTGCCATATGCATGCATATTGACATCAGCCTAGAACCTCTCATAATGCACCTTGTTCGCCTCATAGCGGGTCCTCGGCTCCTTCTTCTCGGCCGGCCAGCCGATGGGTATCACGCACAGGACCCGTCGATTCGCTGGGATACCGAGGGCGGACCTTATGTGCTCCTCATACCTCGTGGTCGGGTAGATTCCCACCCAGAGCGCACCGAGCCCCATTGCCGAGGCCTGGAGCAGTATATTCTCTGTCGCCGCGCTGGTGTCGGCGATCCAGTGCTTGGAGCTTTCACTGCCGCACACCACAATAACCACGGGGGCTGAAGCGGCCATGCTGGACCAGGTATGAGTCTCCGCTATCTTCTTCCTCAGGGCGGCATCCCTCACTACTATAAAGTCCCACGGCCTTGCATCGTTTCCTGACGGTGCAGCCATCGCAGCCTCAAGCAGCATCTGAACGAGCTCGGGGCTCACATCCTGACTGGTGTAGGACCTTATACTCCTTCGCTTCTTAATCTGCTCGAACATGGTTTTGGCATCAGGCGCTATCTCCATCTTACTCTTATACCTCCTCGATATAATTCATTATAATTCATTTGTGGACTGCGTCTGCAAGCACCTCGAGGGGAGGGTGCCAACTATTCACCTCCTACCCTCTCATGATCATTAATGCTCATAAGGAGGCCTCTCCCGCCGCCCCGCCACTCCGTGAGCTGGATGTTCCACAAACATTCTGAAGCAAACATTCTGAAGCATAGCTCCGCATTATGGCTCCACATCTTAACTCCGCATTATAGAATCCATATTATAGAATTAGAAACTATCCCCGGAAATTCCTGCCGCTGAGATGAAATTCCCGGACTACCTATGAGGCAAAATTCTCGGATCACCTGAAGGATATTTCATTTCCGTATAGAAAATACCCTGGACAAACAAAATAGACCTTGTGAATCAGCCTGTAAACTGGGGTTAAAGGGCCTCGTAGAAGAGTTATTCAGTCGCGGAGACTGAATAACCGCAAGGCTTCATTATCACAAGGATTTACCACCGTAAGGGCAAGGGCTTCAAGGCCCCAATAACTCAATAACTCAATAAAAGGTAAGGGGGTTAATCTAGTTTGAACAAGGCACCATATAAGATCGCGGTCATACCAGGGGATGGAACCGGTCCCGAGGTTATAAGGGAGGGGCTGAAGGTCCTGACGGCCGCAAGTGGGAAGTACAATTTCAAGTTCGAGACGGTGACGTTCGATTTCGGAGGGGACCGATACCTCCGGACGGGGGAGACGCTGCCGGACAGCGCTGTAGAGGAGCTTAAAGGGTTCGACGCCATCTATCTGGGTGCAATCGGTCACCCCGATGTGAAGCCGGGCATACTCGAGCGCGGCATCCTCCTCAGGCTCCGCTTCGCTCTTGACCAGTATATAAACCTTCGACCAGTTAAGCTTTATCCTGGCGTTGACACCCCGCTCAAGGATAAGGTCCCCGAGGATATAGATTTCGTGGTTGTGCGTGAGAATACCGAAGGGCTTTACGCCGGGGCGGGCGGGGTGCTCAAGAAGGGCACACCTGACGAGGTCGCCACCCAGGAGTCCATCAATACCCGCAAGGGTGTAGAGCGATGCATCAGGTTTGCCTTCGAGTATTGCCGCAAACGCAATTGCAGGAAGACGCTCACCCTGTGTGGCAAGACCAACGTGCTCACATACGCCTTCGATCTGTGGGAGCGCACGTTCCACGAGGTGGGAGCGGAATACCCTGATATCAAGCGTGATTACGCGCATGTGGATGCAATATGCATGTGGATGGTTAAGAACCCCGAGTGGTTCGACGTTATCGTCACCGATAACATGTTTGGGGATATAATCACCGACCTCGGTGCAATGATCCAGGGGGGAATGGGCATAGCAGCGGGCGGGAATATAAACCCCGAGGGGGTCTCCATGTTTGAGCCTATCGGAGGGTCGGCGCCCAAGTACACCGGCAAGAACATGATAAACCCGCTTGCGGCCATCTGCGCAGGCGCCATGCTCATTGAAACCCTGGGTGAGACCGAGGCTGCCCAAAAGGTCGAGAATTCCGTGGCCACTGTGTGCAGCCGCTATCTCAAGAGCCTTGCGGCCGGCAAGATGGGCTATACAACGACCGAGGTTGGCGACCTTGTTGTGAACAACCTCCCATAAACTCCCATAAGCGGATCTTCCGGGATCACCAGGGAAGCCTCCCGGGATCACCGTGTAGTTGAAACTTGAGACCATTCCCTCAAAAACTCATGTATGTGAAAGGAGGAGAAGCCGCGATTCCTCTCGCCCCACAAGGGGCGCAGGACCCTGCGCGGCGGCATCATGGCCCGAGTCTCTATCGAAAAGGTCCAGTATCAGGGGTGGCCCAACTGTTACAGAGTGTCCGACGGTGAGGTCGAGCTTATCGCGACGACCGATGTTGGGCCTCGAATCATCAGGTTTGGATTTGTGGGCGAATCAAATGAGTTCTGTGAGTTCGAGGAACAGATGGGGAAAACCGGCGGCGACGAATGGCGGATTTACGGTGGGCACAGGCTCTGGCATAGCCCTGAAAGCAGAGCCCGGAGTTATTACCCCGATAACCGGCCAATCGAGGTGGATGAGATCGATGGCGGTATAAGGTTGCGCCAGTATACCGAGCCTAGCACCGGCATAGCCAAGGTGATGGAGATCCGCCTGAATTCGAACTCGAACGCGGGTATCGCAGGGGCGGTCGGCCCTGGCGACGATGGAGCGGTAGTAACAGTCAGGCACACCATGACCAATAACGGCGTCTGGCCGGTGAATCTCGCGCTCTGGGCCCTGAGCGTGATGGCTCCGGGAGGCGTCGCCGTGGCTCCCCAGACGACCAGGGCCCATCCGGAGGGGCTCCTGCCCAACAGGTGGCTGGCGCTCTGGCCCTATACCGACCTGACGGACAAGCGACTCACGCTGGGCAGGAGGTTCGTGCTCCTGCGGCAGGATACATCGGCCACAGGGCCATGTAAGTTTGGCCTCTCCGTCACGGATGGCTGGGCGGCCTACGCAAACAGGGGCCATCTATTCCTCAAGCGTTTTGACTACTTCGAGGGCGCTACATACCCCGATGGCGGTGCATCTGTCGAGGTCTATACAAATGAGCGCATGCTCGAGCTCGAGACTTTGAGCCCGCTCTTTGAGCTCGAGCCGGGTGATATGGCGGAACATACCGAGACATGGAGGCTTTACCGGAATGTGGGGCTTCCCGGGGATAATAGCGCTGTTACCGAAGATATCGTCGAGGAGAGAATCCTTCCCCTGGTTTCAGCGTCGGGTCGCAAAAGCAGGTGCTGTTGCTGTTAAGTCAGTGTGCATCGTCATGCTGTCATGCTGCGGAGTTCAGCATGTTTTCCCGGAGTATGCTGTAGGGCGCAGCACATTTTTCAAAGACGTGCTGCAGTTGGTAGCATCGTACCCCT encodes:
- a CDS encoding 3-isopropylmalate dehydrogenase translates to MNKAPYKIAVIPGDGTGPEVIREGLKVLTAASGKYNFKFETVTFDFGGDRYLRTGETLPDSAVEELKGFDAIYLGAIGHPDVKPGILERGILLRLRFALDQYINLRPVKLYPGVDTPLKDKVPEDIDFVVVRENTEGLYAGAGGVLKKGTPDEVATQESINTRKGVERCIRFAFEYCRKRNCRKTLTLCGKTNVLTYAFDLWERTFHEVGAEYPDIKRDYAHVDAICMWMVKNPEWFDVIVTDNMFGDIITDLGAMIQGGMGIAAGGNINPEGVSMFEPIGGSAPKYTGKNMINPLAAICAGAMLIETLGETEAAQKVENSVATVCSRYLKSLAAGKMGYTTTEVGDLVVNNLP
- a CDS encoding metal-sensitive transcriptional regulator; protein product: MDELRESLIARLKRIEGQARGIQRMIEEKRSCDEIIVQLAAIKAAIDQVAVNILGHHMAECIEKNLAQGRDVQDAIAEFMPIFRKLS
- a CDS encoding nitroreductase family protein is translated as MFEQIKKRRSIRSYTSQDVSPELVQMLLEAAMAAPSGNDARPWDFIVVRDAALRKKIAETHTWSSMAASAPVVIVVCGSESSKHWIADTSAATENILLQASAMGLGALWVGIYPTTRYEEHIRSALGIPANRRVLCVIPIGWPAEKKEPRTRYEANKVHYERF